The sequence below is a genomic window from Phoenix dactylifera cultivar Barhee BC4 chromosome 8, palm_55x_up_171113_PBpolish2nd_filt_p, whole genome shotgun sequence.
TTCGCATGATGTGataatttagaaaataagcagaCAATAGCATGACGAAACAATATGTTATGCTTTCTAGTGAAACAAGTACACATAGCAGTGATGGTTCAAAAGGGAATTGGTTTCGTCTTGCTTCAATCTAATTGTCATCATTAGGGGGAAGAGTGTCGCAATGTTCTGGGCATATGTCTGAATCTAAATGTCATCTTTTTGGAAATTCAGTAATGATTTTCACTACCAATGGCCGTTTGTTGTTAAACTGTCAATATCTATAAAATGTTTTGTTTTTTCCATTTCTCATTCTGTTTATTGCATAGTTTAGATAAGTTTCAGCAACTGGACAAAGATACATCCTCCAACAAGCGGCACCCTACAAGAAGTggattaaatattttttgatgCCAACAAGCTGTTCGCTCAGCTGATTGAAACCCTTCTCTTCATAAGGAGAGAGGTCTCAGATTCAAACCTGAGTTGGGTCAACGAACACCTTATTCctcgaaaaattaaaaaaaaaaaagtttgttgATACTTAGGAGAAAATTATGTTTATGGAACTGTGTCACCCAGTAATAAATGTGTGAAACTGTTCCCCAGTTGTTATGACATGGGCCCAAGAATTGTGCAAGGTGTCTGTCAGTATGCAGGTTGGTTTTTTCCATTTAATTTCCATTATCACCAATTTCATATCCCTGCCAATGGTATAGTGGGGTAACTACTTAGCTATTCATGTGCCATGGTGATACTTTTGACGTGCAAAACGCTCTGCCCTCTACTGACATAGAATATGGCTATGATATGCAAATTAGCAGTTGGCTGTAATTATTTTCCTGAAAAATTACAGGGGAGGTGCAATCCAGTTTTTGGGCACGAAGCGGCATCATGATAAGTGGTTGAAGGACACTGAAAATTATGTTGTCAAGGGTTGTTTTGCAATGACCGAGTTGGGGCATGGGAGCAATGTATGTGGAAATAGTGCCACTTGAATTACTTGCTTCAAGTTTGTATGGTTATTTTCTTGGTTTCTCTAATTAACTGATGGCTAATCTTTCAAGGTTCGTGGAATCGAGACAATAGCCACTTATGATTCAAACACTGAAGAATTTGTTATAAGCACTCCTTGTGAATCAGCTCAGAAGTATTGGATTGGAGGAGCTGCTAAagtaagaaaatatttttgattgattttcttttcttggtgTCTGGGTTAAAGAGGCAGCCATGTAGTTCTTGAGAGCTTCACATATGTGCTGCTGCTTGATCttctttttgtgtgtgtgcgcgcgtatataaagagagagagagagagagagattctgaTATTGTCATCCATTTTTGTTATCAGCATGCTACACATACTATAATCTTCTCTCAGCTCCATATTAATGGAACTAGTCAAGGGGTCCATGCATTCATAGCCCAGATCAGAGATGCAGATGGAAATATATGCCCCAACATACGCATAGCTGACTGTGGTCACAAGATTGGGTTGAATGGAGTTGACAATGGCCGGATATGGTGAGAGGCTAATTTTCTGAAGCTACCATATGTAACTTTGCTTGAAAAATTAAGGTCATTTGACAAGTTTGatcccttaattttttcaggttTGATAATCTCCGGGTCCCTCGAGAGAACTTGCTAAACTCAGTTGCTGATGTATTGCCAGATGGGCAATATGTTAGCTCAATAAAAGACCCAGATCAGGTGTCGTTAACTTCTAGGATTACCTTACAATGTTAGCTTGTGTTCTTTGGTTATCAGTCTCCATCTGAACTAAGTAATCTCAATTCTCAACTCATGCTTAATGAACGTGAAACAATTTTTGGTTAAGATTCTGATGTTGGAATCTATGATTGACCTGCTTGATAATTATGTAATTTATTCACTTATGATGTTGCAGCGATTTGCAGCTTTTCTGGCCCCACTGACTTCTGGCCGTATAAATATTGCAGTTAGTTCAGTTTATATGTCAAAGGTATTGCTTTTGATACAGATCTCTTTGGATCATCCATATTTTGGAAAGTGCTTGTTACTTATGACCTGTACTGGTTGCTAACTTGTTCTGCTTCCAGGTAGGTTTAGCGATTGCAATGAGATATTCTCTTACAAGGCGAGCTTTCTCTATCTCACCAAATGGCCCAGAAGTTCTATTGCTTGACTATCCTAGTCATCAACGACGTCTTTTACCCCTAATTGCAAAGACGTAATAAGCTGTGCCTATTTTGACTGCAGAGCTTTGTATGACTTATTTTGCATGAATGACTGATTGTCGGATACCTTGAACTTAAGAATTTTGTGCATGGATATGGGTTCGTCTTGCTCTTTGTTTTCATGAAGAGATTATAAAtttattgttatatttttttttctttccttttttcctacAGATGTGCCATGAGTTGTGCAGCGAACTTTCTGAAGAGTATGTTTGTAAGAAGGACTCCAGAGGCAAACAAAACCATACACATTTACTCCAGTGCTCTTAAAGCTACATTAACCTGGCAGAACATGAGAACACTTCAGGTCACATATACATTATCTAGAAAGTTACCTATTTCTGCATTAATATTTTTCCTAACTCAAGACATGATTCTCTGTTTCAGGAGTGCCGTGAAGCCTGTGGGGGACAAGGCTTAAAGACAGAGAACCGTATTGGGATTCTGAAAGGGGAATATGATGTGCAGTCCACCTTTGAGGGAGATAATAATGTACTGATGCAACAGGTACAAGTTTATAAATTCTTTGCTGGATATGTTTTCTTTTATTAGTTGAACATACAAGGATTAGCAATTGGATACATTGAATCAGGTTAGCAAAGCACTTCTTGGAGAATATATTGCAGTTCAGAAGAGGAAGAAACCATTTAAGGGGTTGGGATTGGAACACATGAATGATCCTAGCCCTGTTGTTCCAGCTAATCTGACAAGCTGTACTCTTAGAAGCATAATGTTCCAGGTAGTTAATTTTAGCCTTGTTATCTATTTCATTATTAGATGACAACTCAGGCATAATTTTCCATCTTCCAGACTGACCTGTTCTGCTTGCGAGAGCGAGATTTGCTAAACCGCTTTGCCAGTGAAGTATCTCAGTATCAAAATCATGGTGAAAGCAAAGTGAATGCCGTCAACCTAGTAAGTTTCCTTAATAGCTTTCTCTAATGTGTTACTTTTCAAATTTCACTCGAATTTATACAATTTTGGGCCTCAATATTTCCAGAGTTATCAGCTTGCTGAAGAACTAGCTCGAGCATTTACTGAGCGCAGAATATTACAAACTTTCATGGACACTGAGATGACCTTGCCTGCAGGTGCACTGAAGGTAAATCCATGAATTAGTTTGCATTTCCTGATTCTGT
It includes:
- the LOC103703385 gene encoding acyl-coenzyme A oxidase 3, peroxisomal-like, translating into MDPSASSSSAADQVVRRAAVIARHLREHAGGTPSASPFLVPAACLCYSPPEVSEKAAFDSREMRRLMDDHDLEARDWLFRVMEENRLFCPRRRGGEKAFVAPDYNQTKEQQREATMRRIEYLLGRGVFEGWLTGRGLEAEMRKFALFECVGIYDHSIAIKLGVQFFLWGGAIQFLGTKRHHDKWLKDTENYVVKGCFAMTELGHGSNVRGIETIATYDSNTEEFVISTPCESAQKYWIGGAAKHATHTIIFSQLHINGTSQGVHAFIAQIRDADGNICPNIRIADCGHKIGLNGVDNGRIWFDNLRVPRENLLNSVADVLPDGQYVSSIKDPDQRFAAFLAPLTSGRINIAVSSVYMSKVGLAIAMRYSLTRRAFSISPNGPEVLLLDYPSHQRRLLPLIAKTCAMSCAANFLKSMFVRRTPEANKTIHIYSSALKATLTWQNMRTLQECREACGGQGLKTENRIGILKGEYDVQSTFEGDNNVLMQQVSKALLGEYIAVQKRKKPFKGLGLEHMNDPSPVVPANLTSCTLRSIMFQTDLFCLRERDLLNRFASEVSQYQNHGESKVNAVNLSYQLAEELARAFTERRILQTFMDTEMTLPAGALKDVFGLLRSMYALVCVEEDASFLRYGYLSLGNAAAVRKEVMKLCADLRPHVLAVVSSFGIPDAFLSPIAFDWIEANSWSFLNTD